One part of the Phragmites australis chromosome 3, lpPhrAust1.1, whole genome shotgun sequence genome encodes these proteins:
- the LOC133913375 gene encoding uncharacterized protein LOC133913375 yields MATCRKMARVDVAELKQRLVKRLGRQRAGKYFTHLTLLLNLKLTKVEFDRLCYATIGRENIALHNALIRGIVSNALSGVPPPSRQAVTGQSGTTTAPSGQCVGVALPTVGNVRAVLDLGDGELAREQGVAVGKVVSVEDGEEVEQVRSAPCVQSRSPITAPLGISVAGSSGVRMRRIDDPMVSCYDSGHLLDTGSLCEGLQRRLHSDGIGVTAQGVDALNCGLDEFLRRLIKPCMDLSRVRSSSRRISKVGEKFAVRMNGLQQPNQGHCTTLQDFAVAVQSDPHMLGTNWSTQIEKIQTMSLGGE; encoded by the coding sequence ATGGCGACCTGCCGTAAGATGGCGCGCGTCGACGTCGCTGAGCTGAAGCAGCGGCTGGTGAAGCGACTGGGCCGGCAGCGCGCCGGCAAGTACTTCACGCACCTCACCCTGCTGCTGAATCTGAAGCtcaccaaggtggagttcgaCCGGCTCTGCTACGCCACCATCGGGAGGGAGAACATCGCGCTGCACAACGCCCTAATTAGAGGGATCGTAAGCAATGCGCTGTCGGGGGTGCCCCCGCCGAGCCGGCAGGCGGTCACGGGGCAGTCGGGGACGACCACCGCCCCGAGCGGGCAGTGCGTGGGCGTTGCGCTGCCGACGGTGGGGAATGTGAGGGCGGTGTTGGATTTGGGCGACGGTGAGTTGGCGAGGGAGCAGGGGGTGGCGGTAGGGAAGGTGGTGTCTGTGGAGGatggggaggaggtggagcaggTCAGGTCTGCTCCGTGCGTTCAGAGTCGGAGCCCAATAACAGCGCCACTGGGGATTTCTGTTGCTGGGAGCAGTGGTGTGAGGATGCGGAGGATAGATGATCCAATGGTGTCATGCTATGATTCTGGCCATTTGTTGGATACAGGTTCTTTGTGCGAGGGTTTGCAGCGGCGGTTGCACAGTGATGGCATTGGAGTGACAGCGCAGGGCGTTGATGCTCTCAATTGTGGATTAGATGAGTTTTTGCGAAGGTTGATTAAACCTTGCATGGATTTGTCGAGGGTAAGATCTAGCAGTAGAAGAATTAGTAAAGTTGGTGAGAAGTTTGCTGTTAGAATGAATGGCTTGCAACAACCAAATCAGGGTCATTGTACCACATTACAGGATTTTGCAGTTGCTGTGCAATCTGATCCACATATGCTTGGGACAAATTGGTCTACACAGATCGAGAAGATACAGACAATGTCACTTGGAGGAGAATGA